CGATCCCGGCGCCGCCTCCCGCGCCGCGGACGAGGCCGAGCGTGTCGCCCCGGGTGCGCCGCTGACGACGCTGCTCGCCGCGCAGGCTGCGCAGATGCGCGGCGACCGGGCCGCCGCCGAGGCTCGCTTCACGGCTATGACCGAGGCGCCGGAGACGCATATCGTCGGCCTGCGCGGCCTCGCCATGGAGGCGACCCGCGCGGGCGACACCGCCGCCGAGCGCGCCCACGCCCGGGCCGCCAACGCTGCCGCCCCGCAGATCCCCTGGGCCGCGACCGCCGCCTTCCGTGCCGCCACCGCCGAGCGCCAGTTCGAGGAGGCCCTGCGCCTCAACGACGAGGCGCTGCGCCACAAGCTGGTCGACCGCCCGACCTGGAAGCGGCGCAAGGCGGTGCTGCTGACGGCATTGGCCAAGGCCGCGCAAACGCCGCAGGACGCCCGCCGCAAGGCGGTCGAGGCGCACGGCCTCGCCAAGGACCTCGTCCCCGCCGCGGTGCTCGCCGCCCGCGTGATGGCGGCCCAGGCGACCCGCCGCGCCCAGACCATCGTGCAGACCACCTACCGCCTCGCCCCGCATCCGGAGCTGTTCGCCGCGGCGCTGGCCATCGGCGACGCGCAAGGGGCGGCGGCACGGCTGAAGCGGGCGGAAGCCCTGGCGGCACTGCGCCCCGAGCACATCGAGAGCGCGCTGGGTGTGGCCGCCGCCGCTCGGGCCGCGCGCGAGTTCGAGGCCGCCCGCGCCGCGCTCGCCCCGTTCCTTACCGAGCGCCCGACGCAGCGCGTCTGCGTCGCGATGGCGGAGATCGAGGCGGCCGCCAGCGACGGCAGCGAGGGCGCGGTGCGCGAGTGGCTGGCCCGCGCGGTGCGCGCCCCGCGTGACCCCGCCTGGGTGGCCGACGGCGTCGCCTTCGACGAGTGGGACGCCGTCTCGCCCGTCACCGGCGCGCTGGACGCCTTCGCCTGGCGCCTGCCGGAGGGCGCGGCGACAACCCCCGGCCCGTCCATCGACCTCACCGCGCTCACCCGTGCGTTGCCGGCGGTCGCACCTGCCGGCGAGCCCGCCGGATTGCCCCGAGCCGGCGAGACGGGGGGCGCACCAGGCGGTGCGGCGCGGCTGCCGACGCCGCCCGCCGCACCCTCGGTCAGCGAACGCGACCGCGCCGCCGATCAGGAACGCGACACGCTGACCGGACCGCGCGCCAGCGTCCCGCGCGCCGCTTCGCCCTCGCCGTCCTGACCGGCGGGCCGTTCCTTCCGCGTCCCACTCCCAGCCTCCCGCAGCCCCTGTGGCGCACCGTCGCCGCCAAGAGCCCAGCCGTCCGGTCCCCGAGGGGTGCCGGTCGCCATGGCCGAGAAAATCGAATAACGAGATCCCATGACTCTACGCTACCCACCCGTCGACGCCTCCGGACAACTGGCCTACGGCCGCAACGCGCTGGACCGCATGAGCGAGCGGCGCGACGACACTGCGCTCCTCACCTCGCTGCGCCGCGATCCGGACGCCCGCGCGGTCGTCTTCGCCGGCGATCTTCTGGTGCTGCGCCCCGGCGGCGGCCTCTACACCCGCGCCGAGGCGGAGGCACTCGGTGCCGACTGGGACGCGGCGACCTTCCTCGGCGCCGGCGACGCCGGCCCGATCTTCGGCTGTGCGATCGCGGAGTCCGAGCTGCTCGAGACCAAGACGCTGCGCAACGTCGCCATCGAGGGCGACCTGCCGATCGATCTCCTCGGCCCCGCGGCGCAGGCCTCGGCACTGCTGCGCTGGCACCGCACGCACCGCTTCTGCGGCCGCTGCGGACACGAGACGACACTCGGCCAGGCCGGCTACAAGCGCGACTGTCCCAACTGCGGCGCGATGCACTTCCCGCGCACCGACCCGGTGGTCATCATGGTGGCGATCGACGGCGAGCGCTGCCTGCTCGGACGTCGCGCGGGGATGCCCTTCTATTCGAGTCTCGCCGGCTTCATGGAGCCGGGCGAGACGATCGAGGCGGCGGTCCGGCGCGAGATCTTCGAGGAGTCGGGCGTGCGCACCGGGCGCGTGATGTACTACGCCAGCCAGCCCTGGCCGTTTCCGACCAACCTGATGATCGGCTGCTTCGCCGAGGCGATCTCCACCGAGATCGATCCGCGCGACCTGGAGCTGGAGGACGTGCGCTGGTTCGACCGGGCGGATCTTCCGGCGATGATCGCGGGCAAGAACCCGCCCTTCGCGGTGCCGGGCCCGTTCTCGATCGCCCACCACCTCATCAAGACCTACGCCGAGCACGGCGCGCCCGTCTGATCCGGGCGCGCGGCGCGTCTATTCGGCCGGGCCGGTGCCCGGCCGCAACGGGCGGTTCTCGGCCGGCTCGCGGATCGTCTCGCGGAAGGCGGCCGCGGGATAGGTGCCGAGGATGCGCACGTGCGCGGAGAAGAAGCGCAGTTCCTCCAGCGCCAGCGCCACCGACTCGTCCTCCGGGTGGCCTTCGACGTCGGCATAGAACATCGACACGAAGAATTGCCCGCCGGTCTGGTAGCTCTCCAGCTTCACCATGTTGACGCCGTTGGTGGCAAATCCGCCGAGCGCCTTGTAGAGCGCCGCCGGCACGTTGCGCACGCGGAACAGGAACGAGGTCATCACCGGGGTGTCGCGCGGCGCCGGCTCCGGCTCCGCGGCCATGACCACGAAGCGGGTCGTATTGTGCGCCTCGTCCTCGACGTCGCTCCTGATGATGTCGAGCCCGTAGATCTCGGCCGCGAGGCGCGAGGCGATGGCGGCCGCCGTCGGGTCGCCGGTCGCCGCGATCTGGCGTGCCGAACCGGCGGTGTCGGCCGCGACCACCGGCGTCAGCCCCAGCGAGCGCAGCGTGCGGCGGCACTGGCCCAGCGCCTGCACGTGGCTGTAGACGCGCGTCACCTTCTCCAGCGGCGCGCCGGGCAGGACCATCAGCTGGTGGCGGATCGGCAGGAAATATTCGCCCACGAAGTGCACGGTGGACGTGGGCAGCAGCGAGTGGATGTCGGCGACGCGGCCGGCGCTCGAGTTCTCGATCGGGATCATCGCGTAGCGCGCGGCCCCGCCTTCAACGGCGGCGAAGCAGTCCTCGAACGTCGGCTGTGCCTGGGCGTCCATGTCGGGGAACATCTCGCGCGCGGCGATGTGCGAGTTGGCACCGGGTTCGCCCTGGTAGACGACGATGTCGGTGGCGGTCATCGGGCGGCGGCCGGGGCGATCCGAGGGCACCGCGCGGCGGCGGCGGTGGGGCGCGGGTTCGGTCTATCGGGGGACGCGAGGCGCACGGCCGGCCGTCCATCGGCGGCCGACGAGCGGGGGAGGGTCACGGAAATTCGGTCCTTCTGGGCGTGGGGTCGGTGATGCTCGGGGGCACCATCGTGGGAATCCGACGAAGGTTCAATCGATCAACGGCGTCGAATTGTTGCGGAACGGTTACTATCGATGAGGCAAATTACAATCTCTAGGTGCCGTTTCGGCGTGCCGGATCGCTGTGAACTGCGCCACGAGGTGGGCCAGTGCGCGCTTTTCGATGGACGGATCGTGCCATCTTGCGGCATTCAGGACGCGCGAGGGGTGGCAACCTATACGGGAGCCGATCCGATTTGATACGGCGTGCGCGTCGCTCTATAGCTGGCTCGACTTCGACCGATTCTACAATGGCGCGCGGCCCGGCCGGCGCCGGCGGGGTCCGGGCGAGGGAGGTCACGGCAAGATGAGCAGACGGCGAACGAGCAAAGGTCTGGAACACGAATGAACTCTTTCGAAATCAACAAATTCGTTGGCGCGCTGCTCGCCGCGCTGGTGTTCATCATGGGCCTCAGCGTGCTGTCTGAAATCGTCTTCGACGAGGAAGCCCCCGAAAAGGCCGGCTACGAGATCGCCATCGAGGAATCCGAGGGCGGGGCCGAGGAAGAGGCCGTCGTGCCGCTGCCGGTCCTCCTGGCGAGCGCCGATGTCGACGCCGGCACGCGCACGGCCCGCCAGTGCCAGTCCTGCCACACGTTCGACGACGGCGGCGCCAACGGCATCGGCCCGAATCTGCACGGCGTGGTGGGCCGCGAGATCGCCGCGCACGAAGGCTTCAGCTATTCCGGCGCGCTGAAGGAATATGGCGCCGGCGAGCCGTGGACCTACGAGAAGCTGAACCACTTTCTGGAGAACCCGAAGAAAGAGGTTCCGGGCACGATCATGAGCTTCGCGGGCCTGCGCAAGCCGGAGGATCGCGCCAACGTGCTGGCCTTCCTGAAGTCGCAGTCGCCCGACGCCCCGGCCTTCCCGGAGCCCGCCGTCGAGGACGCCTCCGCCGAGGGCGAGCCCGCCGCCGAGGGTGACGCTGCCGCCGAGGGCGAGGCCGCCGCCGAGGCTGGTGGGGCCGATGCCCCCTCCGCCCAGGCCGGCGAAGCCACCGCCCAGGAAGCCCCCGCCGCCTCGGGCGATCCGGCCACGGACGAAGCCCCGGCCGAAAACGCCGAGCCCGCCACGACCGAGGAGCCTGCCGCAGCTGAGGAGCCCGCCGCAGCCGAGGAGCCCGCCGCGACCGAGGAGCCTGCCGCAGCCGAGGAGCCCGCCGCAGCCGAGGAGCCCGCCGCGACCGAGGCGCCTGCCGCGACCGAGGCGCCCGCCGCGACCGAGGCGCCTGCCGCAGCCGAGGAGCCCGCCGCGACCGAGGAGCCCGCGGCGACCGAGGCGCCTGCCGCGGCCGAGGAGCCCGCGGCGACCGAGGCGCCCGCCGCGACCGAGGAGCCTGCCGCGACCGAAGAGCCCGCCCCTGCGGAGACGCAGGAGCCCGCGAGCGAGGAGCGTACCGAGGCACCGGCGACGACCGACACCGCGGCAGCTCAGCCTGAGGCCCCGGCCGCCACGCAGACCGCCGAGGCCCAGACCGCCCCGGCGAGCGCCGACGACGTGACCGTGACCGACGCCGAGCCCGCCAGCGTCGAAATCGTCAACCCGGCGCGCGCCGCCGACTGACGTCACCGGCGGGGCCCGCGCCCCGTCCCCCCGATCGGCGGCCGATGCCTCCCAACGGGCGATTTCGCCCAAGAGTGCGCCGGGGGCGCCAAGACGCCCGCCACCCCAGCTATTGGCGCTACTCCGGAACCGGCCGGCCTTCGCCCGGCAGGGCCGCTCGAGGCGCCGGACGATCCGCCGCGCCGGACTAGCCGAGGTGCTGGCGCCGGGCGTTTCGGGCCTCGATACGGCGGCGGCGCATCTGCCGGATCTGCCGCACCGGCGCGCGCTGCGTCAGGCTTCGCAGGATCCGCCGCAGGCCGACAGGCCGGATCGGGTCGGCGGCGTCCGACTCGGCGAACAACTCCTCCCCCAGCGAGAGTTCGCGCGGCCGCAGCGGCACCAGGTGCTTGCGGTCGGTCGAGTTCAACGTGTCGATCAGTTCGATCAGCGACCCGTTCGTCCGCTCCAGCGCTTCGCGCACCTCCGCCGCGCTGCGGCCGAGGTGCTCCGCCAGGAGACCGTCGCGCACGCGCGCCACCGCCGCCCGCCGCTCCGGGTGCGCCACCGCGTCCACCACGATGTCGCACTCCGAATCGTAGCCCATCGAGCGGTTGTTGATGTTGGCCGAGCCCACCTTCAGCGCCCGATCGTCCGCGAACATGATCTTGGCGTGCACATAGATGGGCGTCCCGGCGGCGTTCACGGGGTAGTAGATGCGGAAGCGGTCGTGGACGTCGGCCTCCATCAGGAGGCGGATCATGCGCACCCGCGCGGTGTCCATCGCCTTGGCCTCCAGCCAGCCGTCGGCCGTCTCCGGGTTGATGACGACGATCTCCGGCCCGTCCGGCTCCTCCAGCCGCTCCATCAACACCTCGCAGATGCGCCGCGAGGCGAGGTACTGGCTCTCGATGTAGAGGAACCGCTCGGCCGCGCGGATGATCGCGTAGGTCGCGCCCAGGATCTCGTTGACGTGGGCACGCTCTTCGTAGCGCGGGAGCGTCCGGGCGATGCCGATCGGGATGTCCTCGAAGTCCGCGACGAGGCCGGTGGGCCAATGCGGCTCGGTCGGCGGCACCGGCTCCAGCTCCTCGCCGGTCGCCCAGAACCAGCGGTGCGCGGCCAGCACGGCCAGCCCCCGTGCCGCCGCCCCGGTGACGCAGGTGGTGACGTCGTGCCAGGGCGGCAGCGGCTTGCCGCGGGGGGTGTGCCGGCCGGGGCGCCCCTCGTGGTGCTCGCGCGTGTCCCAGCGGCCCATCGTCATGTCGATTCCGCCGCAGAAGGCGAGCGCGTCGTCCACCACGAGGATCTTCATGTGGTGTGCGGAGGTGGTCGGGTGGGCGCTGTCGAGGCGGAAGTCGATGCCCTTGGGCATCAGCCAATGCAGGAGGAAGGCCGGCGTCTCGCCGCGGCCCAGCGAGCGCAGGATGCCGATGTCCCACTTCAGCACCCGCACGTCGAGTTCGGGCCGCTCCTGGGCCAGCCACTCCATGAACCGGCCGACACGGTTGGGACCGCCGACGGTCTGCGCCTCCGGTTCCAGCTCGATCCGCGCGTCGAAGTCCCAGCCGATCAGGAAGACGCGATGGCGTGCCTTGAGCATCGCCTCCTTGGCGAAGCGGTAATAGTCGGCGGCGTCGACGATCACCGCGAACCGCGCGGCCTCTTCGACCGTCCAGCAGGTGTCATCGGGGACGAGGATGGATTGGGTCATCGGGAGGTCGCGTTCACGTTGCCGGCTAGAGGATAGGGCCGGCCGTGCGCGAGGGAACGCCCGTCGCGCGAACGTCTGCAATGCCTCGGCACGTTGTCCCGCGGCGGCACGCGGCCCGCGTCAGGCCCGCGACGTCTCGTCTTCCAGCGCGGTGACGCTGTTGATGGAGATGAGGTCGTCCAGAAAGCGGCGCGACCAGGCGGAAGCGGTGTTGGTCGTCACCTTGGCGTTCAGCGCCTTCCATCGGTCGATCCGCTCGTCCTGCGGCATCTGGATCGCCTGACGCAGCCCCTCGGCCAGCTCGTCGATCGAGTAGGGGTTGACGATGATCGCCTCGCGCATCTCCTCCGCGGCGCCGGCGAAGCGCGACAGCACGAGGACGCCGGGGTCCGCCGGGTCCTGCGCCGCGACGTACTCCTTGGCGACGAGGTTCATCCCGTCCCTCAGCGGCGTGACGAGGCCGACCGCGGAAGCCCGGTAGATGCCGGCCAGCGAGCGGCGCGGGAAGGAGCGGGAGATGAGGTGGATCGGCGTCCAGTCGAGGTCGGAGAAGCGGCCGTTGATCCGGCCCGACAGGCCCTCCAGCTCGCGCTGGATCTCCAGATAGGCGCGCACCTCCGAGCGGGAGGGCGGCGCGATCTGCAGCATCGTCACCTCGCCCTTGTGCTCGGGGTACATCTCGAGGAGCCGCTCGAACGCCTCGAACCGCTCCGGCAGGCCCTTGGAGTAGTCGATCCGGTCCACGCCGACGATCTGCTTCTGCGCCTCCAGCTCCTTGCGCATCAGGGCGAAGTGATCCGCGCCCTCGGTGCTCTGGTGGAAGTGGGAGAAGGCCGCCGCGTCGATGCCGATGGGGTAGGCGTCGGCGGCGACGGTGCGTCCGAAGACGGAGATCGACCGGTCCTCGTTGCGGGTGCCGTCCGCCTCCTGCAGCAGGTAGCGCTCGAAGGCGTGCAGATGGCTCGCGGTCTGGAAACCGACGAGATCGTAGGCGGTCATCGCTTCGGCCAGGCGGCGGTGGTTGGGGAGCGCGGTCAGCACCTCCGGCACGGGGAAGGGGATGTGCAGGAAGAAGCCGATCGGGTTCGTCATCCCGGCCTTGCGCAGCTCCTCGCCGAGGAAGAAGAAATGATAGTCGTGCACCCAGACGATGTCGTCCGGCCGCAGCAGCGGGACGAGGCGCTGGGCGAAGCGCTCGTTGACGCGGCGGTAGCCCTGCTCGAGGCGCTTGTCGAAGTCGGTCAGGTCGAGCCGGTAGTGCATCGTCGGCCAGAGGGCGCGGTTGGCGAACCCGGCGTAGAACTCGTCGTAGTCGGCCTGGGTGACGTCGATCGTGGCGGTCGACACCGTGTCCTCCTCGTGGAGGCGGAGGGGGCCGTAGGTGCCTTCCTCGGAGATCTGCCCCGACCAGCCGAACCAGAGGCCGCCGCGTTCGCGCAGCACATCGACCAGGGCCACGGCGAGCCCGCCCGCCCGGCCCGTGTCAGAGAGCGGTCCAACACGGTTGGACACGACGACGATGCGGGTCATGGGGTCGGCCTTTCGGTCGCTCTCGTGAAGGTGCGAATAAACCATCATTCGCCCTCCAGAGGGAAGCCACCGGATGACGCAATCTGCACAACGGGTGCGCGCCCGGAGGCAATTTCCGCAGCGAAATTTCCGCGCCGAGACGGCCGACCACTTGATTCCAAAGGGGGTCTATGCT
This portion of the Acuticoccus sp. I52.16.1 genome encodes:
- a CDS encoding cytochrome c family protein, which codes for MNSFEINKFVGALLAALVFIMGLSVLSEIVFDEEAPEKAGYEIAIEESEGGAEEEAVVPLPVLLASADVDAGTRTARQCQSCHTFDDGGANGIGPNLHGVVGREIAAHEGFSYSGALKEYGAGEPWTYEKLNHFLENPKKEVPGTIMSFAGLRKPEDRANVLAFLKSQSPDAPAFPEPAVEDASAEGEPAAEGDAAAEGEAAAEAGGADAPSAQAGEATAQEAPAASGDPATDEAPAENAEPATTEEPAAAEEPAAAEEPAATEEPAAAEEPAAAEEPAATEAPAATEAPAATEAPAAAEEPAATEEPAATEAPAAAEEPAATEAPAATEEPAATEEPAPAETQEPASEERTEAPATTDTAAAQPEAPAATQTAEAQTAPASADDVTVTDAEPASVEIVNPARAAD
- a CDS encoding trehalose-6-phosphate synthase; the encoded protein is MMVYSHLHESDRKADPMTRIVVVSNRVGPLSDTGRAGGLAVALVDVLRERGGLWFGWSGQISEEGTYGPLRLHEEDTVSTATIDVTQADYDEFYAGFANRALWPTMHYRLDLTDFDKRLEQGYRRVNERFAQRLVPLLRPDDIVWVHDYHFFFLGEELRKAGMTNPIGFFLHIPFPVPEVLTALPNHRRLAEAMTAYDLVGFQTASHLHAFERYLLQEADGTRNEDRSISVFGRTVAADAYPIGIDAAAFSHFHQSTEGADHFALMRKELEAQKQIVGVDRIDYSKGLPERFEAFERLLEMYPEHKGEVTMLQIAPPSRSEVRAYLEIQRELEGLSGRINGRFSDLDWTPIHLISRSFPRRSLAGIYRASAVGLVTPLRDGMNLVAKEYVAAQDPADPGVLVLSRFAGAAEEMREAIIVNPYSIDELAEGLRQAIQMPQDERIDRWKALNAKVTTNTASAWSRRFLDDLISINSVTALEDETSRA
- the nudC gene encoding NAD(+) diphosphatase; this encodes MTLRYPPVDASGQLAYGRNALDRMSERRDDTALLTSLRRDPDARAVVFAGDLLVLRPGGGLYTRAEAEALGADWDAATFLGAGDAGPIFGCAIAESELLETKTLRNVAIEGDLPIDLLGPAAQASALLRWHRTHRFCGRCGHETTLGQAGYKRDCPNCGAMHFPRTDPVVIMVAIDGERCLLGRRAGMPFYSSLAGFMEPGETIEAAVRREIFEESGVRTGRVMYYASQPWPFPTNLMIGCFAEAISTEIDPRDLELEDVRWFDRADLPAMIAGKNPPFAVPGPFSIAHHLIKTYAEHGAPV
- a CDS encoding phospholipase D-like domain-containing protein, translated to MTQSILVPDDTCWTVEEAARFAVIVDAADYYRFAKEAMLKARHRVFLIGWDFDARIELEPEAQTVGGPNRVGRFMEWLAQERPELDVRVLKWDIGILRSLGRGETPAFLLHWLMPKGIDFRLDSAHPTTSAHHMKILVVDDALAFCGGIDMTMGRWDTREHHEGRPGRHTPRGKPLPPWHDVTTCVTGAAARGLAVLAAHRWFWATGEELEPVPPTEPHWPTGLVADFEDIPIGIARTLPRYEERAHVNEILGATYAIIRAAERFLYIESQYLASRRICEVLMERLEEPDGPEIVVINPETADGWLEAKAMDTARVRMIRLLMEADVHDRFRIYYPVNAAGTPIYVHAKIMFADDRALKVGSANINNRSMGYDSECDIVVDAVAHPERRAAVARVRDGLLAEHLGRSAAEVREALERTNGSLIELIDTLNSTDRKHLVPLRPRELSLGEELFAESDAADPIRPVGLRRILRSLTQRAPVRQIRQMRRRRIEARNARRQHLG
- a CDS encoding prephenate dehydratase, yielding MTATDIVVYQGEPGANSHIAAREMFPDMDAQAQPTFEDCFAAVEGGAARYAMIPIENSSAGRVADIHSLLPTSTVHFVGEYFLPIRHQLMVLPGAPLEKVTRVYSHVQALGQCRRTLRSLGLTPVVAADTAGSARQIAATGDPTAAAIASRLAAEIYGLDIIRSDVEDEAHNTTRFVVMAAEPEPAPRDTPVMTSFLFRVRNVPAALYKALGGFATNGVNMVKLESYQTGGQFFVSMFYADVEGHPEDESVALALEELRFFSAHVRILGTYPAAAFRETIREPAENRPLRPGTGPAE
- a CDS encoding heme biosynthesis protein HemY, whose amino-acid sequence is MIRLLALILALGLAAAGAAWVADRPGRVEVEWMGTSLFLSAGEALGILGGGFVALYVLIEIGRGLVSLPRRLSRRAADKRRERALAALGDGFLAVAAGDPGAASRAADEAERVAPGAPLTTLLAAQAAQMRGDRAAAEARFTAMTEAPETHIVGLRGLAMEATRAGDTAAERAHARAANAAAPQIPWAATAAFRAATAERQFEEALRLNDEALRHKLVDRPTWKRRKAVLLTALAKAAQTPQDARRKAVEAHGLAKDLVPAAVLAARVMAAQATRRAQTIVQTTYRLAPHPELFAAALAIGDAQGAAARLKRAEALAALRPEHIESALGVAAAARAAREFEAARAALAPFLTERPTQRVCVAMAEIEAAASDGSEGAVREWLARAVRAPRDPAWVADGVAFDEWDAVSPVTGALDAFAWRLPEGAATTPGPSIDLTALTRALPAVAPAGEPAGLPRAGETGGAPGGAARLPTPPAAPSVSERDRAADQERDTLTGPRASVPRAASPSPS